The following coding sequences are from one Microbacterium wangchenii window:
- a CDS encoding DedA family protein, with protein MTEITLAATSTAGDGSWLSALADWTVSLMDIIGPVGAGLAIALENLFPPLPSEVVLPMAGLAASRGSFSLAEALIWTTIGSIVGALALYGLGRWLGVQRLRRIADRMPLMKVQDVDVTVAWFQRHGGKAVFFGRMLPIFRSLISIPAGVAKMPVWRFTLLTAAGSLIWNTIFVLAGYLLGEQWHVIEQYADILQYVVIAAVLVAVVWFVVVRVRMLTRARRTGTDGV; from the coding sequence ATGACCGAAATCACGCTTGCCGCGACCTCCACAGCCGGCGACGGATCGTGGCTGTCGGCGCTGGCCGACTGGACCGTCTCCCTGATGGACATCATCGGACCGGTGGGCGCGGGCCTGGCGATCGCGCTGGAGAACCTCTTCCCCCCGCTGCCGAGCGAGGTGGTGCTGCCGATGGCGGGTCTGGCGGCGAGCCGCGGCTCCTTCTCGCTGGCCGAGGCCCTCATCTGGACCACGATCGGATCGATCGTCGGCGCCCTGGCGCTGTACGGCCTCGGCCGGTGGCTGGGGGTCCAGCGGCTGCGCCGGATCGCCGACCGGATGCCGCTGATGAAGGTGCAGGACGTGGACGTGACCGTGGCGTGGTTCCAGCGGCACGGCGGCAAGGCGGTGTTCTTCGGCCGGATGCTGCCGATCTTCCGGAGCCTCATCTCGATCCCCGCCGGTGTCGCGAAGATGCCGGTGTGGCGGTTCACGCTGCTGACGGCGGCGGGCAGTCTGATCTGGAACACGATCTTCGTCCTGGCCGGGTATCTCCTCGGCGAGCAGTGGCACGTCATCGAGCAGTACGCCGACATCCTCCAGTACGTCGTGATCGCCGCCGTTCTCGTCGCGGTGGTGTGGTTCGTGGTCGTCCGGGTGCGCATGCTGACGCGCGCGCGCCGCACCGGCACTGACGGCGTCTGA
- a CDS encoding DUF6264 family protein, producing the protein MPCAPSAAAPYDERVSYAPPPDSTAAPPRTARPVRVWDIVLTVVLLILLAIFAALASYFGLFLAMASDGCFDDNCNDGLLTFGVWFAAISPWVTLLLGLVGAVILLVVRRVAFWVPLVSAALMVLTFFVAVAIVGAAVGA; encoded by the coding sequence GTGCCCTGCGCCCCGTCCGCGGCCGCCCCTTACGATGAGCGCGTGAGCTACGCCCCGCCCCCCGACTCCACCGCCGCCCCGCCGCGCACCGCCCGGCCCGTGCGCGTGTGGGACATCGTGCTCACCGTCGTCCTGCTGATCCTGCTGGCGATCTTCGCGGCGCTGGCGTCGTACTTCGGCCTCTTCCTCGCGATGGCGTCGGACGGATGCTTCGACGACAACTGCAACGACGGCCTGCTGACCTTCGGGGTCTGGTTCGCGGCGATCTCGCCGTGGGTGACGCTCCTGCTCGGCCTCGTGGGGGCCGTGATCCTCCTCGTCGTGAGGCGTGTCGCCTTCTGGGTGCCCCTGGTGAGCGCTGCGCTGATGGTGCTGACCTTCTTCGTGGCGGTCGCGATCGTCGGCGCCGCGGTGGGTGCGTAG
- a CDS encoding HNH endonuclease signature motif containing protein: MTLGAPQDGLVPVHGRLMPEVAAQLRRIFDAVLSPRVGGVAFREEPPAGSYADLDERPPVDDRRLAQRQHDALATALGAAAASGELPTIGGAAPTLVVSVREEDHLTGAGWAYAEGTDEPLSPACARHVACSGSIQRVVVDSRGRILRLGTEERVFNRHQRRSISLRDGGCLIPGCGVPAGWCEIHHVTEHAHGGPTHTDNGVLLCWFHHRFLDRSGWGIRMNRGVPEVRAPGWHDPHRRWRAVTRSRTRLLDLVGRRT; encoded by the coding sequence GTGACGCTCGGAGCACCCCAGGACGGCCTCGTGCCCGTGCACGGAAGGCTCATGCCGGAGGTGGCCGCGCAGCTGCGGCGCATCTTCGACGCCGTGCTGTCGCCGCGGGTCGGCGGCGTCGCGTTCCGCGAGGAGCCGCCGGCCGGTTCGTACGCCGACCTCGACGAACGACCCCCGGTCGATGACCGCCGGCTCGCGCAGCGGCAGCACGACGCGCTGGCCACCGCTCTGGGCGCCGCCGCCGCGAGCGGTGAGCTGCCCACGATCGGCGGGGCCGCCCCCACGCTCGTGGTCTCGGTCCGCGAAGAGGACCACCTGACCGGTGCGGGCTGGGCGTACGCCGAAGGCACCGATGAGCCGCTGTCGCCCGCATGTGCCCGCCACGTCGCCTGCAGCGGCAGCATCCAGCGGGTCGTGGTGGATTCCCGCGGCCGCATCCTGCGCCTCGGCACGGAGGAGCGCGTCTTCAACCGGCATCAGCGTCGCTCGATCTCACTCCGCGACGGCGGGTGCCTCATTCCCGGATGCGGCGTTCCAGCCGGGTGGTGCGAGATCCACCATGTCACCGAGCACGCCCACGGTGGGCCCACCCACACCGACAACGGCGTGCTCCTGTGCTGGTTCCACCATCGGTTCCTCGACCGCAGCGGCTGGGGGATCCGGATGAATCGCGGAGTCCCCGAGGTGCGTGCCCCCGGGTGGCACGACCCTCATCGCCGATGGCGAGCGGTCACCCGGTCGCGCACCCGCCTCCTCGACCTCGTCGGCCGGCGGACGTAG
- a CDS encoding DUF2332 domain-containing protein: protein MVADSVAARYRGFAEMEARGVSPTYEEWALGVGGDEEVAALIGTLPRAKQQANLVFASARAAGAPLADYERFRTWLVPHWRRVRAIITVRSTQTNEAGRCAVLLPALDAIDGPLALLEVGASAGLCLYPDRYSYRYDTPAGAVAIDPTNGPSPVLARCRTTATTLPARVPEVVWRAGIDLHPLDPSRGDDLAWLEALVWPEHGERRERLRSAASLVAAEPRPADIVPGDLVAELDTLAAAAPKGATLVVFHSSVLVYLDPGRRSAFVDIVRSLRGARWLSNEGEGVFPDIARKLPEPAAGRTVLAVDGEPIAFTGPHGQSYEPIEADPGERVHRPHVD, encoded by the coding sequence ATGGTCGCTGATTCCGTGGCCGCGCGCTATCGCGGTTTCGCCGAGATGGAGGCGCGTGGGGTTTCCCCGACCTACGAGGAGTGGGCACTCGGCGTCGGCGGAGACGAAGAGGTCGCCGCGCTGATCGGCACGCTCCCCCGCGCGAAGCAGCAGGCAAACCTCGTCTTCGCTTCGGCCCGGGCCGCTGGCGCGCCGCTGGCGGACTACGAGCGCTTCCGCACCTGGCTCGTCCCGCACTGGCGCCGCGTCCGCGCAATCATCACCGTGCGGTCGACGCAGACCAACGAGGCGGGCCGATGCGCGGTGCTGCTCCCGGCCCTCGACGCCATCGACGGACCGCTCGCCCTGCTGGAGGTCGGCGCATCCGCGGGTCTTTGCCTCTATCCCGACCGGTACAGCTACCGATACGACACGCCCGCCGGCGCCGTAGCGATCGATCCGACGAACGGCCCGAGTCCCGTGCTCGCCCGTTGCCGCACCACGGCGACGACGCTTCCGGCGCGCGTGCCGGAGGTGGTGTGGCGCGCGGGGATCGATCTCCATCCGCTGGATCCCAGTCGGGGGGACGACCTTGCCTGGCTCGAGGCGCTCGTATGGCCCGAGCACGGCGAACGACGAGAGCGGCTCCGCTCCGCCGCATCCCTCGTCGCGGCGGAACCGCGGCCGGCCGATATCGTCCCCGGTGATCTCGTCGCAGAACTCGACACCCTCGCCGCCGCCGCGCCGAAGGGTGCGACCCTGGTCGTGTTCCACAGCTCGGTACTCGTCTACCTCGACCCCGGCCGGCGCTCTGCTTTCGTCGACATCGTGCGCTCCCTCCGCGGCGCGCGGTGGCTCAGCAACGAAGGTGAGGGGGTCTTCCCCGACATCGCGCGGAAACTACCCGAACCGGCCGCGGGGCGAACGGTGCTGGCTGTGGACGGCGAACCCATCGCCTTCACCGGGCCGCACGGTCAGAGCTACGAACCCATCGAGGCCGACCCGGGGGAACGGGTTCACCGCCCGCACGTAGACTGA
- the aspS gene encoding aspartate--tRNA(Asn) ligase produces the protein MSERVLVKQLQSLPDGPVSVSGWVETVRDQKKVQFVILRDETGAVQLVNPATRELAEHAGPEASAALALTETISALATGTFLTVRGQLKHDERVKLGGVEIKIGTLDIAAEALPETPIAADSGMDKRMDWRFLDLRQARNNLIFRVQTTLEHAMRTYWIERDYIEIHSPKLMSSPSESNAELFSMDYFEDKTAYLAQSPQHFKQMAQSAGFGKIFEIGDVFRADPSFTSRHATEFTSVDAEISWIDSHEDVARMQEELLQFAIQAVKDKHGAEIQELFGIEVVVPTLPFPRIPLAEARETVKQRGYEIPRTDGDLDPEGERQVAAYIEETYGHQFVFVTDYHPEIRPFYHMRDPETGMTRSYDLLFKGVEITTGAQREHRVRVLEEQAVEKGLDLAGLEHYLDFFRYGTPPHGGFGMGLARLLMLLLGESSIREVTFLFRGPTRLAP, from the coding sequence GTGAGCGAACGCGTCCTCGTCAAGCAGCTGCAGTCCCTCCCCGACGGCCCGGTATCGGTGTCGGGATGGGTGGAAACGGTGCGCGATCAGAAGAAGGTGCAGTTCGTCATCCTCCGGGACGAGACCGGTGCCGTGCAGCTGGTGAACCCCGCCACGCGTGAGCTCGCCGAGCACGCCGGCCCCGAGGCATCCGCCGCGCTCGCCCTGACCGAGACGATCTCGGCCCTCGCCACCGGAACCTTCCTGACGGTGCGCGGCCAGCTCAAGCACGACGAGCGCGTCAAGCTCGGTGGCGTCGAGATCAAGATCGGCACGCTCGACATCGCGGCCGAAGCCCTCCCCGAGACGCCCATCGCCGCCGACAGCGGCATGGACAAGCGCATGGACTGGCGCTTCCTCGACCTGCGCCAGGCCCGCAACAACCTCATCTTCCGCGTGCAGACCACGCTCGAGCACGCGATGCGCACGTACTGGATCGAGCGGGACTACATCGAGATCCACTCCCCCAAGCTCATGTCGAGCCCTTCGGAATCCAACGCCGAGCTGTTCAGCATGGACTACTTCGAAGACAAGACCGCGTACCTCGCGCAGAGCCCGCAGCACTTCAAGCAGATGGCGCAGTCGGCCGGCTTCGGCAAGATCTTCGAAATCGGCGACGTCTTCCGCGCCGACCCGTCGTTCACGAGCCGCCACGCGACCGAGTTCACCTCCGTCGACGCCGAGATCAGCTGGATCGACTCGCACGAGGACGTCGCCCGGATGCAGGAGGAGCTCCTGCAGTTCGCCATCCAGGCGGTCAAGGACAAGCACGGCGCCGAGATCCAGGAGCTCTTCGGCATCGAGGTCGTCGTCCCCACCCTCCCCTTCCCCCGCATCCCGCTGGCCGAAGCCCGCGAGACGGTCAAGCAGCGCGGCTACGAGATCCCTCGCACCGACGGCGACCTCGACCCCGAGGGCGAACGTCAGGTCGCCGCGTACATCGAGGAGACCTACGGGCACCAGTTCGTCTTCGTCACCGACTACCACCCCGAGATCCGGCCGTTCTACCACATGCGCGATCCGGAGACCGGGATGACGCGGAGCTACGACCTTCTGTTCAAGGGCGTGGAGATTACCACGGGCGCTCAGCGCGAGCACCGCGTGCGCGTCCTGGAGGAGCAGGCCGTCGAGAAGGGGCTCGACCTCGCCGGCCTGGAGCACTACCTCGACTTCTTCCGGTACGGCACTCCCCCGCACGGCGGGTTCGGCATGGGTCTCGCGCGTCTGCTGATGCTGCTGCTGGGCGAGTCGTCGATCCGCGAAGTCACGTTCCTCTTCCGCGGTCCCACGCGCCTGGCTCCCTGA